In Patescibacteria group bacterium, the DNA window CAAGGATATTGATAACAAGCAGTATACCGGCTTCCGCACGGAACAGGTCAAGTTCACGATTGACGCCGGCTCTCCCGAAATCGGCGTGGAAATCAGCGGCGTATTCAAGGATGAAAGCGAGTATGCCGGGGCGCAAACACTGACCTATTCCGGCTCTCCGCTTCTCCTGCCGTCACAGGCTACCACTCTCACCCTTGCCGGAAACGCCGTTACAACCTTCAGCAAGATTGAAATCACGGTCAAGCGTACCCTTGAGCGCTTTCACGCTGTCGGCAGCAGCAGGCGTATTAGCAACGCATACAGCAAGGATTTCAGCATTGACATCGCCTGTGAAGGTCTGGACTTTACGGCGGAGACAGAGCGCGATAAGTTTATCGCCGGGACTAGCACGGCCTTCAACCTTATCCTGACCGACTCCAATGCGAACTATCTCCGGTTCAACCTGCCGACCGTGTACTATCAGTCATGGAAGGGACCGGACATCAACGATAGCGAACTCCTGAAAGTGAACCTTGTAGGCTTCGCAACGGGTGACTCCTACAACGCCTATCTTCAGAACATGCGGGCGACCGGCTACGATGCGGAGGTCTAAACGATGGACGCAACCGAAAAAGCCGCACAGATTGAGGCGCAGGCAGAGGTCGAAACCAGGACGGACGGGGTTAATGACCTTGCTGTCCTAGCGCCTGAGCCTGAGTTGTTTGTCCTTGAGCGCTGGACCCCTGCCGGGGAAGACCGCCGGGAATATCAGGTTTACCCTATCCCGATGAAGAAGATGGCTATCCTTGCAGGGTTGCAGAAGATAGACCCCGGCAGCTTCAAGCCCGAAGACCTCAATGTTATCTACCCGGTTATCGGGCAGGCCATCCGCGAGCCTGACATTGCCTTCATTGAGGATGCCTTGACCGTCCCGGCCCTCTATGAACTGTTCCGCATCATGGCCAAACTGAACTATGAGGGCATCCCATCAGGCAAGGGCGAAAAAAAAAATCATCCGGCGTTAAAAGGTGGGGGCAGGGCTTAAGGTGGACTTACTTCATACTCATGCGGGACTTGCACCTGTCCCACGCGGACATTGGGGATTTAACTATCCCGCAGGTTTACCTGTATATGCAATGTCTGCGCGAGGTCAATCAGGCCAAGAAGCAGGAGTATGAAATGGAGAAGCGGAAGATGGAATTTGCGGCCTTTAGGATGAGGGGGCGCTAATGGCAATGAGCAACCAGGAAAAACTTGAACTTGTCATAACCGCCCGCAACCTCACGCAGGCGGAATTTGATAAGCTGGCTAATAGCCTGAAGGCTACCACCACGCAGGCTAACGCGGCACAGGCCAGTATGGGTAAGTTTGCCAAGGTGCGAGAGCCTTTGATGCGACTTGCCTCTGGCCCGTTGCAGCAGTTAATGGGTAGTTTCGGCGCTTTTATCAGGCTTGCGGCCACCCTGCCAAAGGCTGTGTTGGGTCCGATAGGCTTACTCATAGGTCTGATCATGGCCCTTGAGAGCAAGTTTAATATCATAGCTAAAACGATTGCGACAGTTAAGGTCGCATTTGAGGCATTGGCGTCATTCAATTTCAGCGGGTTAGGTAAAAGCATATCAGACATATGGACGGGCGCAAAGGAAAAAGCGGAGGCGGCTAAAGAGGCTGCCAAGGGCTATAACGATGCATTGGTTGATTTGCTTGAGGCACAGGGCCATATATACGAAGCGGCCTATGAGAAAGAAAAGGCCCGCCATCAAAAGAAACTTGACGAGATTGCGGCTAATGAGAAAATAGGATTGCGCGGGCGCTCTGAATTGCTTGAGCTTGAGCGACAATTGCACAATCAAAATAATGCCAATATAACAGCCGAATTAAACAAAGCCCTTACTGATAGGCAAAACATTAGAAGGCAGGCACTAGCCAAGCAGATAAGAGAAGAAAATGAAATGCTTGTATCGGCTGCAAACGATGTGGATAAGTTTGTGGCCGACAGGGATGAAAAAGATAGACAGCGGAATGTAGCCAAACTAGACGAACTATCAAAGATACTTACAGAGTCAGAGGCAATAAGCCAGCGCTTCTGGGATGGAATTGATAACCAAATAGGCGGAGTGGTTGATAGCGTTTCTTCCACTTTCGGCGCGGCTTTCGAGCAAATGGTCAACACCTCAAAGACTGCCGGTGAAGCCATGATTGAAGCCTTCAACCAATTCGGGCGGCAGGTGCTATTTATGATAGGTAAGATGATAGCCAAGTTCCTATTCTTGAACCTGCTCAAAGCCATATTCTCGGGGGCAACGGGCGGATTAGGCGGGGCTATTGCGGGCTTTGCAGAGAAAAGCCTTGGTAATATGTCGGCTAGTATGGATAATTTGTTCCCTTCCAAGCAGGCCGACACGGGTGCTACTAGCCGTGTTCCCGGTGCCTTTGGTATGCCCGTTCCCATTATCGCCCACGGCGGCGAAATCATAGGCCGTCCCGAAGGCGGCGGAGGTCCTAGCATAGTTATTCAGGGCGATGTCTACGGGTGGGATGAGACTATCGAGCGTATCAGGTCCGGCCTCTACACACATTCGAGAAGGACCGGGATGTCAGCGGTCCCGGCGTGAGGTAAAATATGGGCTTCATGCTAGGCAAAAGCAACAGCACGCTTTCAACTTTCACCACTACCAATCAGCGTATTAGTTACGATACCGGCAAGATTATGGAGCGCTCCGTTAATCGCGCTATGCAGTCTTACCGCTTCACGGAAAAGGGTAACTTTCAATATGAATATCAGTTCTTAACAGAGGCCGATTACCGCACCTTGATATACATGCTGAACGATAGGAACAGTTTGAGGGATGGTCTGTTCCTTCTACCGATACCCTATTCCGATAATTCCGCAACGGCCATCTATACCCCTTTGTATAATACCCACAATGTCTATACGATAAGCGATGACGCTACTGCCCCGTGGGGGATGGCCCTGTCGGCGATTACCAAGGTTCAGGCGGACAATACCAACACGGCCAAGCTCGCAACCTATGATACGGACTATCTGAATGTTGCCGCAAGTTCACTATATTACAGCGGGTTTATATTCCAGTTCAATATCAATGCCTTTGTAGCTGCTTTCTCACAGAATGAAATTAGACGCTTGACCTTGCAGATTAACGGTATGAACTCAAGCCCAGTGCGCCTGTTTTGCTGGAATGTGAGCCGGTCAACCTGGTATCTAATGGATGATTTCAGATACTTTGACGATAGCCAGTTTACCGATGGTTCCTTTTACCTTTACAAGCAAATTGTCGGGCAACTTGGCCCTACCTATGGAGAGGTATCGGTAGGGGATAGCTACCTAGACGGCAATGATATTGTAACCTTCATGCTGGTAGGCAATGAATTAAATCAGCAGGTTATGGCGCAGTATGTACGCCTGTTTGTTAATGGCTTCTGGGTAGACCCTGAGGAGCCTATGGACATTGAGAACTATATGGTATCTTTCACGGGCGCTGGCAGACAGGGCACGCTAAATCTGTCAGAGGTGTGATGTATGGCTGATATGGTCACCCTTGGTCTTGTCGGCGGTCATAGCCCTACCCTGGGCTTTTATTCGACCGCTGCCGAAATCATTGAGAGCATATTAAGCCAGCTTGAGGCACAGGTAGGCGCTCACCCCATCTTACGGGTGCGGATGGACCTTAACGGGGACGGCACCTATGAAGTCACAGAAGAGAAAAAGATACTCTCCATATCAAACCTATCCCGTTCAATCGAGATTGAAACCGGGCGGCCTACCTTCGGCTCCTGTGATATCACCTTACAGAATGATGATGGTAGATATACGGATGCTTGGTCTAAAGCTCTCACCTACTTCAATCCAGCTAGTCCAACCCGTTATCATTACCGGCCTGTTATCGTTGAACTAGGCTTTGATGATATCCATAAGTGGGATAGCGCCTACTGGTTGCCCCTGTTCAAGGGCTACATACAGCGCAAAAGCGAGGATAGCGCAAGCCGAAGCGTGACCATTTCCTTGATGGATGAATGGGCGCTAGTGCTGGACAAGCCAATGGCAAAGGCTATCAGGGGCGGGGCGCTGTATAACTATGTGGATGATGCTAATGAATTGCTAGATAAGCGTGAGTTAATGCGTGGAACATATTACGGCCATACTACCTTATTGACAAACGAAAAGTATAAGAAGGATAATCAGATACTTATCCCCTATACATGGAACGATTATGCGGCTTATAACGCTGCGGGCGGCTCAGTAGCTACCTACTGCTACCTTAAAGCGCTTACCCTTAACGCTCAATTGTCGGCTTATGATTTCACGCTGACACATTCAATATGGTTCTGGGGTTGGAATAAGGACTGGTTCACGGATGGCAAAGAACAATGGATGCAATTACCCCTAACCAATGTTGACACCTCCGTTGTTTGGGCGCTGGACTATGGGCCTACCACGGCAAACATTTGGATTAAGAAGGCCAGTAATGCTGTAATTAATTTCAAGACGGCTTCGGGCGCGGCCATTGTGGGCAGCGGTTCAAGCGGGCTGAAATTAGATGAGTATTTCTTGTCCACGGCGGACGGCTACGAACCGGCCATCGGCATGGCTGCGCTTGCCAAGGCTAACTATGATAACCCCGCCGTTATCCTCTTCGACCAACTGTATAACCGCACCGACCTTTACGCCTCTAGTGGTGGAATACCCATAGCCGACCTGGATGTCTCATCGGCCACGCCCGCATCATGGGCCGATACCGATTTCGACTATGAAGACACGAACTATTATAGCTTTGATGTCTCATATTCATACCTGAAATTGCAGGGTTGTCACATGGCTGTCAATACGGACAACCCGTCTGACACCCTGATAGACCTAATCAATGATATATGCAGTCTCACACGGGGCGGCTTCTTTATCGACAAGGGCAAGGACATAAGCGGCGGCAACCCTATTAGGCGCGTTCACTTCGTTATCCATCAACCGCGATTGATACCGCCTGATATTAGGACGCTGACAGAGAAGCGTATTCAGCGCCCTTCTATCACCCGTGAGGTAACGGAGATTAGGAACTATGTAGAGGTATCAAGCTTTGACCTTGCCAATAATCCGCTATTGGCCGACAGCCTTATCACCACGGAAACAGATACAAGCAGCGTGGCCGTGTACGGAGAGAAGCGCTTGAGCCTGATTAATAAGCCTAAGTCTAACGCCTGCTATCTCTATGACTCAATCATATACGCCAATGCCCTGGCCGAACATTATCTCATGGTCTTAAAGGAACCGCCCTTGACCTTGGAAATGTCAACCAATCTCATAGGCTACACATGGGATTTAAAGTCTTTGATTGGCATTAAGGACACATACGGCTTGCAGATTGACTATGCCAATGCTACCGACCTGTCGGGCTGCTATGAGATATATGGCTTGTCATTTGATACGCGGTCATTCAAGGTTAGTTTTAATATGCGGTGGGCCGGATACTTGATTAATCCATCGGGCGTATTGGCGCGGCGGTATGCCTTTGCAGATAACGCCTATGCTGACGCTGACGCGGCCAGCTTAGAATACTACACATGGTAAGGGGGATAAATGGCTATTTACGATAATACATGGTCAAGTAATGAGAAGGTTACTAGCGCCAAATTAAACCAGATGTATGCTAATGAGGTTAATAGTACGGACGATATTCATCCGCAATACAATAAAACAAAGATGTATTTGTTAAATACGATATACGATTCATCTTTTAATCAAAGCTCTTCCGGTTCTGTCGGAATATACGGAACAGATATAAATACGCCTGCTGGAATATATATACCATACTTACCAAACATAACCTATGGCTCGTTATGGTCTACAACCGGAACTCTAATAATTGAAATCAACACAATAAATCCAAAAACTGTTGCTAACGCCTATACAAAATTAAAGGTAGATTTCAGCGGTTATAAATACCTACCTAGTGGTGACCATACAGCAATAAAAGTTTATATGTATTATTTATTATCTGGCTATGACGGATCGGTAGTCTCGGAGGGCGCAACTGAAATAACATCTACCGGCGATTATGCTGCGTATAGTCAAGACATAGCCATAACATCCTTATCCGCCGTAGAACCAGCAAACCTAAAATTATTTCACAGGTTTGTTAAGCAAAATACGAATGATGCAAACATACACCTGCTCACAAAGTCTATTAAAATATACCCTGCATTATAACCGGAGGCCCAAACAATGGCATCACTTCTTGAAGTAATCAATCATCACTTTCACGGCCTAGAGCGCTGGCTATGCGCGGCTGCAAGCCCGTCAGGCGAAACCCATAACGCTGACCTTGTTAGCACTAAGACCGCTACATTAGGCGCGTTTACAATTGACGCTGGAAATAATGCGTTTGGGGCGTGGACTCAGATAATTGGGTCTAGCGATACGCCGGTAACGGTAGGTGAGGTTATGTTTGATTTGCACCGGGTTATATTTACTGCAAGCGAGAGGGCTTTTCCTTACCTTATCCAATTTGGATTTGGTACGGTATCGACAGGGGTATTAACGGGGACATATACCGAATTAGTATATGACTCCCTAACGGCTGCCGGTGAGTTGAGCATACAAGATATCATGTGCCGCCGCTATGCAAGCGGGACTAAGGTGTGGGCTAGGGCGCTATGCCCTGGACAGGACACGGGAACGATAACCTTTATGGTAGGAATACATGAATACGATGAGACACAGGAGAACGACTTCACTATTGACTCTTCGGGATGGGTCAAAAGCGATACAATAAGAATTAATGATAATCCTCTTGTCGACGCTACCGTCCCGTCAGGGGCCAATCCTGTTGTGGCTTTAGTCAACGGACTCTCCGGCTATATCGAAGGGGATGGAAAGATATTTGCAACGATCTTTCGTGACGGCGGGAGCGCACTAGGCTTTGATGCTGCTGGAGGAAGCGCAAAAATCATTAGCTGTTCAGGCGTATTACTATTAAATTGTCAGTACCAAGACGACAATATAGAAATACGAGACTTCCACGGTAGGGTTATTCTATCAGACCTGCTGGATACCTTTAATGTGTATTTTTATGATTGCGAAGTGGTAGTTGAAATCGGCGCATCGTGTACTGGCGGCAGCGTTATTCTTGATGGTGGTTCTGGGGCTGTCGTTGATGGCTCTAGCGGGGCCGTATCGGTCACTAAAACAAGGTTTACCGATGCAGACGAAATTGATACTATTATCGCAAAACTCCCCACCAATTACATTATGGGCTCGTCTGTTCAGACCGCCAAGGATGACGAGATAGACACCCTTGTCACAGACATGGCCCTAACTAAAGGCTATGCCGAAGATGCTAAGACAGCATCCGAGGGGCTTGAGGCCAAAGCCCCGGCTAACTACATCATGGGTTCAAGCGATAACGCGGACCATGACACCCAGATTGACCTGATAGACGCGGCCTTGCGTATGGCTATCGAGTATGACTTTACCACCTACTCAAAGGCCGTCATCTTATTCTATGAAGATGACCGGCCCCTTGCAGGCGACCCGTCCTACTGGGCGTATGTCTACACGGCGGCGGGCGGAAAGCCTTCGACGGCATCGGAGATAACAAAGCGCGACCGGCTTAAGACATGGGTAAGCGGAGCGCCTAGCTAATGGAAACATTTAACAGACGCAGGGAGGACAACGGAATGTATAAAATCAAGGTTGCGGCAGGCATTGCCGGGGCGCTTATCACGCTCGGAACCGTGTTCTATTGGCTAGGCTCTACATCTTTTGTTACAAGGTCAGAGTTTACCGTTAAGTGTGCCGAGACTGACCGCACCCTTGCCGTCCAGGACAAGACTATGGCCGTGATGCAGACGGATATTATCTATATCAAGCAGGGTGTTGATAACATCAACCGCAAACTGGATAGGTAAAAATGGTAATCAAATGGAAAGAAGATTGTCTCAAGACCGAATGGATTGAATTACTGCTTAAGAACCCGCGCCTTGTTTTCCTTGCCCTTGAGTTTGCAAACGCCATCGGGCAGGCCATAACCGTGACATCAATATTCAGGCGCTCCGATAACGGGGTCCACGGCTATTGGCGTGGAATAGATTTGAGTGTGAGGGGGTTTGGCCTTTCAAGGGTTGAGGAAATAGTTGAGCGGCTTAACGCAAGATATCCCTATGACCCGAAGCGCAAGAAGATGGTAACCTACCTACTGCATGATGTTGGTTTCGGGCTACACCTGCATATTCAGACCATGACAGAAGCAAAGGAGGCGTGATGAAAGGTGACCATATCGCGTATAAGTCGGGCTATAAGTATCAATTGGTAGAGGATTACACCCTTAAGACTAGCATTATTGGGCTTGCCGTTGTTACCCAATTCATAAACCTGACCACGGACGGGCTGTTGACTATCTTTAAGGGCTACTGTTATGATGGCGCGTCTGGACCCACTGTCGATACAAAGACCTCTATGCGCGGGCATTGGTCCACGATTGCCTATACCAATTGATGCGGATAGGGTTACTGCCAAGACTTCACAGGGAATACTCCGACAAGCTATTCCGAGAAATCTGTATAGAAGATGGCATGTGGCCTGCCAGGGCTATGATTTGGGAGCGGGCTGTCAGGTGGTTTGCCGCTGATGCTAGCAAGCCAAGCGGTGAGCCGAAGGTGCAAACGGCCCCTTAATAGAGGCTATCTTCGGTCAGGCATCCTAACAACATCCATCTAGCCGGGCCGTCCTGCAGGAGCTGCCTGGCCTTCTCGCGGGTAACCTGAACGGTATCCATGAAGTTTGCCTCGAACTCATAAGATCCGTTATCATCAAAGCCACGGTAAACCTTTTCCCCTATATACCGCAACTTGAACGGGTGCGATAGTTCAAAGGCTGTGAAGCTAACCTCACCCTGGAAGTCAGCGGCTACTATGGCCGGGTTAGGGTGTTCCCCTTCACATGCCCCGGTATGCTCAAGCATTGACGGGGAACAGGCGTAAACCCTGCCGCCGTCCTTGCGTACTAAGGCACATAAAGCCCCGTCCCAATTTGTTCTTTCATCTTCGGCTATGGTCATTTCGGCTAGGTACTTCTCAAAGATAGGCCGGGTAATGATTAGGCCAAGCCCGCCAATGTCAACCTTTTCAACTAGCCCGCCTTCTGATGCGGCTAATGGGGCGTGTATCTTGGCGTTGAACAGGCAATGAAGCGCACCCTCACGCGGGCGGGCGCGTATGATTTCAAGGGCCATCTTATACCAATCCATTGAGAATACACAATCGCTATCTAAAACAAGGAGGTTATCAGCCCCGGCCTCAAACATTGCCTTGATACTGGCAAGGTTCTTTCTAACGCATCCAAGGCGCGCCTCTGATTGAACCAGGACAACCTCGGGAATACGGAGGGTTAGCGCTTTAATCTTCGGCAAGTCATTGGAGCAATCATCGAATACATACAGCCTGCGCGGGCGCGGCTCTGTCTTTAGGTAGCTTCTTACTGTGCGCTCAAGCAAATCGTACCGGTTGTATGTGGTCATCATCACAGATAGTTCTTCATTATAGATATTCGGAACCTTCTTAGCGGCTACCACCCGCATCCGGTCTATCAGGTCACCTATCATTTTAACATCTGCAGCGCACTGGCTGTTATACCACTTTGTGAAAATAAGCTCACCCTTTTTGTAATCCTCTTCAACGGCGCGGTAGGTATCATCCTTGACCGCCTTACCGAAAGCCGGGTGCATATGTTCAATGTTTACCTCGGGCAGATGTGTCATTATGTTGGTCTTAAACCCGATTGATGTCAGCCAGCAATCAACCCATGAGTGCTTATAATCTGGCGGGAAGAAATAGCCAAGGGCGTGGACAAGGATGGCCCCGTGCATGGTAGAGGTAGGCATGTTTTGAGTATTGCCATAACACACGGCAACGCCCATATTCTTGCGGTCTATCGCTTCCATCATCTTAATGTCCCATCCCTCGGTCCTGCAAACATGGTCATCGTTAATCTCATGGTAATATTCAAAGTCCCGGTACTTTTCGCAGGAGAAATAGTTGACCACCTGAACCATAGTTTTATATGGGCCGAACTCAATAGAGGCACCCTTAGGTGGGATGATAGCCTTGTATTGTGCAATCATCGGGTTAGCTTCATCTACATAGGCCACTAGCCTGGAAGCCGGGCCGCGCTTGGTTTCACGCCATGACTTCATCATACGCTCAAGCATATCGGGGCGGCGGTGCGAGGAACACATGGTAAGTAGTTTATACATTGGCAACCTCTTTAATTTCAACGGCGCACTTTGTTGTAACTAAGTCCGGCTTTGCCTTGCACTTGACATCGCAGGGATTACAAAGCCCGTAATTATCGCACTGGCTAAAATCATCCTTATGCTCATAGGCTATGTTGAGAATGTTACCAACCTCGCTTTCCGCCCCATACAAGTCACGGTGACAGCGGTATATGTTGCCCTCTGGCCCTATTAGGAAATCTTCGGGACGGCATAAACAGGACTTCCGGTTACCATTCAGGGCCGCATAATATTTGTAATGGCCGAACAGCCTATCGTCATGGAAGCCTAAGAAGTCCCTGATAAAGAAGTATACCCCCGCATCGGCGCAGCGCTGTGTCATTTCCGTATTATGGAAAAGGTTATTCGGATGATTGATACCAAATATTCCAACATTATACCCTTCATCCTGAAGTGTCTTGGCGGTGTTGATTGTATCGTCTTTCTTCATTGAATGAACATGGTAGCTTATGCGGATGGCCTTGTAATAGAAAGCCTCTCTAGCCCCCCTATAAAGCCTGTCCGGTGGTATGTTATCCATGAACTCGTCAATATCAAACTGACCATTGGTTAGCAGGTCAATCTTAATATCATCCCTTAGCTGGCTAACGATATTATAAAAGCCCGAATGAATAGTAGGCTCACCGCCACCTAGCGTGATAGGCTTACCGCCCGTGTCTATATTGTTCAATCCTAATACCCATTCACGGTCGGTTAGTTCCTGTCGCTTGCGCTTGCACCCGGTGAATGAATTGATACAATAGGGACAGGCTAGATTACAGCGGAGGGTTAGATAAGCCTCAATGTAGGAATAGCGGGCCGGTACTTGTATCATAATGCTAGCGGCTCCTTCTTTAAAAACTCTCCGGTTACAACGCTTCTAAGGCGCGGCCCGGTTGTAGCCTTACTAGTGCTAGACCAACACACCATTTCATATATAAAATACTTCCTATCAATGGCAGACCGCCTATGATATGGCTTACACTCTCCACACTTTCCAGCATGAAAACAGTTAGCCCTACAGGTTCTACAACATAGTTTAATATTACAACGACTCACATCACGCCCTTCATTAAATGCTCGGCGTATTCAATAATCATATCCCTGAATTCCTCACCTCGCGGGTGCGGTATATCATAGTATGGTATGGGGTGCTTGAAGTAGTCGGCCCAGTAATCAGGGTATCCTTCTTTTAAGAGTTCGTAATAATACGGGGTATCTGGTTCTGGAAATAAGATATTATAATAGGGTGTTTTAATTCCTAACTCATTAACAAGATAGGCCAAGTCCTTCAGGTATTCCATGTTATCGCAAGGTGTACCAATAATAAAGTAAGCTAAGATATCAATCCCGGCTTGATAGTAGGCACGGCAGAAATCAAGGATATCATCATGGCGGTGGTTCTTTCGCATCCATGAGAGCGTCTTATTATTCAGGCTTTCGATACCAACATGGATACGCTTTAGCCCTGTTGCCTTGAGGCGAGGAACGATAGACAGGTCAGCCTTAACCTGACCTCTCATGCTCCATTCAGTACGCCAATTATCACGCTCCATAGCGTCTAACACCCCGGCGATATGTTGCCGGTTCACATTAAAGTTATCATCGAAGATATGAACGGACCCGGCCCCTAACTGCTTGAGGTACTGCATCTCAACCAGGACGGCGGCGGGCGCTTTGGTCATCACCCGCTTGGTCTGGACTGAACAGAACTTGCAGGCATTAGGACAGCCCACAGATGTGAACATGGACATCCGCGTGGCAGACTTAAATAATACCTTACCCTCAAAGATATATGACTTGTAATCAATCAACTCCCTATCTGGGAACTTGATATTTGAAATGTCCGTCTTGCAAT includes these proteins:
- a CDS encoding phage tail tube protein; the protein is MSVSKLQQVGLKVGGTTAYATASTTFTRGLLVRTFDVNPTDGAAPVSEVRSKFGPNRVGLPMIDFDAAITFPLDVGDNASGNIGDFLNGVFGTDAVSGTGPYLHTFSRNDTALPKYLNLYSDKDIDNKQYTGFRTEQVKFTIDAGSPEIGVEISGVFKDESEYAGAQTLTYSGSPLLLPSQATTLTLAGNAVTTFSKIEITVKRTLERFHAVGSSRRISNAYSKDFSIDIACEGLDFTAETERDKFIAGTSTAFNLILTDSNANYLRFNLPTVYYQSWKGPDINDSELLKVNLVGFATGDSYNAYLQNMRATGYDAEV
- a CDS encoding glycosyltransferase: MMKSWRETKRGPASRLVAYVDEANPMIAQYKAIIPPKGASIEFGPYKTMVQVVNYFSCEKYRDFEYYHEINDDHVCRTEGWDIKMMEAIDRKNMGVAVCYGNTQNMPTSTMHGAILVHALGYFFPPDYKHSWVDCWLTSIGFKTNIMTHLPEVNIEHMHPAFGKAVKDDTYRAVEEDYKKGELIFTKWYNSQCAADVKMIGDLIDRMRVVAAKKVPNIYNEELSVMMTTYNRYDLLERTVRSYLKTEPRPRRLYVFDDCSNDLPKIKALTLRIPEVVLVQSEARLGCVRKNLASIKAMFEAGADNLLVLDSDCVFSMDWYKMALEIIRARPREGALHCLFNAKIHAPLAASEGGLVEKVDIGGLGLIITRPIFEKYLAEMTIAEDERTNWDGALCALVRKDGGRVYACSPSMLEHTGACEGEHPNPAIVAADFQGEVSFTAFELSHPFKLRYIGEKVYRGFDDNGSYEFEANFMDTVQVTREKARQLLQDGPARWMLLGCLTEDSLY
- a CDS encoding radical SAM protein, with translation MIQVPARYSYIEAYLTLRCNLACPYCINSFTGCKRKRQELTDREWVLGLNNIDTGGKPITLGGGEPTIHSGFYNIVSQLRDDIKIDLLTNGQFDIDEFMDNIPPDRLYRGAREAFYYKAIRISYHVHSMKKDDTINTAKTLQDEGYNVGIFGINHPNNLFHNTEMTQRCADAGVYFFIRDFLGFHDDRLFGHYKYYAALNGNRKSCLCRPEDFLIGPEGNIYRCHRDLYGAESEVGNILNIAYEHKDDFSQCDNYGLCNPCDVKCKAKPDLVTTKCAVEIKEVANV
- a CDS encoding radical SAM protein; translated protein: MKIVLSTLPRDGAYRSWVTPLIIEPKEVKYLPLGLLSLASNIDAPKHSVTILDPFAERWTIEDTAARINAINADVVGFSAATRWSYSLFKLLPKIEAQWVVVGGPHITCHAEEVIAWGADAVFRGQLADMDFAQWLDSPRSGVIDCKTDISNIKFPDRELIDYKSYIFEGKVLFKSATRMSMFTSVGCPNACKFCSVQTKRVMTKAPAAVLVEMQYLKQLGAGSVHIFDDNFNVNRQHIAGVLDAMERDNWRTEWSMRGQVKADLSIVPRLKATGLKRIHVGIESLNNKTLSWMRKNHRHDDILDFCRAYYQAGIDILAYFIIGTPCDNMEYLKDLAYLVNELGIKTPYYNILFPEPDTPYYYELLKEGYPDYWADYFKHPIPYYDIPHPRGEEFRDMIIEYAEHLMKGVM